The window AATTCCATGCCCGGCGAATCCTCGCCGTCCTGGGTCGGGATGGGAGCCTGGACGGAGCTGGTTTGCTCGGATGCTCCCTTGGTATCCCGATCCGATTCAAAGGGGGAGTTCTTGGGCGGAGTTTCCGACGGCTGGGAATCGGTGCTGTCGACGAAGATGGGCTTGGTCACCTGGGGCGGAGGTGTCGGAGGAGGGGGCTCGACAATGGTGAGTTCAACTGTCTGATCCTCAGGAACGGGCGCGGGGCGGTACATGATAGCCGCAGCCACCATGAGGATGAGCAGCAGATGCAGGAGGATGGAGATCGCGAGGGCAATCGCGACCTTGCGCCTTTCCGGCGTATCTTCTCCGTACAACCACTTCATGCTGCGGGCAGAGTCTTGGTGATTCGGGCGTGGTGGAAAAGATATTGCTGCACATATCCCGCGTAGATGCCGAATTTCCGGGCGGAATATTTCTCCAGGGTGAGGTTCGAACCCTTGCGTTTGCGCATGGCGAGGAGGATGCGACCGATCCACACATCGACGGGCACGGCATCCAGACGTTCGTAGGCAAAGAGCAGGATGCAGTTGGCCACCTTGCGTCCGACTCCGGGGAGAGTGCAGAGAGCCTTGCGTACTTCCGGGGTGGGCAGCGATGCAATGGCCTCAAGGTCGATGGTTTCTTCCGCCACAGCGCGCGCGGTGCCGAGGAGTCCCTTGGCACGGAACCCCAGTTTACAGTCCCGCAAATCCTCCTCCTTCAAGGCGGCGAGCGCGTCTGGAGTGGGATACGCGTTGATCAAGGAGCCTGGAACCTTTTTCCCATACCGTTCGCGCAGGGTGAGGGAGATTTGCCGGATATGGCTCACCTGCTTCATCGGAGAGGTAATAAAGGTGCCGACGCACTCCCAGCGAGGCTGGCGGATGATGCGCAACCCGCGGCACGAGTGCAGAGCCGCAGTACTGAAGGAGTCCTTGGGGAACTCCTCGTAGATGACCTCCAGCGGGTGATCGAAAGAGAAGTACCTGGCTATCAACTCCTCCCTCCCTTCTTCCACGAGGAGCCACTCGCCGTCCTGCTCGATGTAAAAAGGCGTGCGATCCGCCAGCACCTGCCAGCCTTTTCCGACCGGCATGGCATGAAAGACCTGACCGCTTTCCAGCGTACGCTTCAGATCGAATTCCCGAGCCCGGACCTTACAGCAGGGCGGGATCGCCATACAGGGTGGATGTCGAGGCGGAGACGATCTGCACGTCGAAGACCTGGCCGATGTGCCGGGGAGCACCCTCGAAGACGACCACCTTGTTCGTACGGGTGCGGCCGGTCAGGCGTTCCGCGTTGGTCTTGCTCGGGCCTTCGCAGAGGATTTCCACCCGCTGGCCGACATGGGCATCCAGCTTTTCCCGGGACGATTTGTTGATGACAGAAAGAAGGTCCTGGTTGCGGGCTTCCTTCACGTCTTCCGGTAGCTGGTCACCCATGGTTGCCGCCGGGGTGTCACGCCGGGGCGAATACCGAAAGATAAACCCATGGTCAAACCCGACGGTCTCAGCCAGCTGCCTTGTCTGCTGGTAATCCTCCTCGGTCTCGCCGGGAAAGCCGACGATGATGTCCGTGGTGATCGCGATTCCCGGTCGTGCTTCACGCAGACGCTCAACCAGCTTGAGGTATTTTTCGGCGGTATAGCCGCGGCGCATGGCCTTCAGGATGCGGTCGGATCCGCTCTGCAGGGGCAAATGTACGTGCTCGACGAGCTTGGGCAGACGGTTGAAGGCGTTGACCAGATCCTCCCGGAACCCAATGGGGTGAGGGGAGGTGAAGCGCACTCTGGCGATCTCCTCCACCGCGCAGACCGCCTCGATCAACTGGACGAACGGGCTGATCCCGTCGCGTTTCTCAAATTCATGCCGACCGTAAAGATTGACGATCTGGCCGAGAAGGGTGACTTCGCGAACCCCTTGGGCAGCCAGTCCGCGTACCTCGGTCACGATGTCTTCGATGGTCCGGCCGCGCTCGGCGCCCCGGGTCTGCGGCACGATGCAAAACGCGCAATGCATGTTGCACCCTTGCATGATCGAGACAAACGCCGTGGCCTGCTGGGCGGCATCGAGATGCTCTCGGATATGCGATTGCGAGCCCGCCTCTTCCTCAACATCCACGATAGCGAGGCGCTCATTGTCCATGCGTGTCTCCATCTTGCGGCGGATCAACTCGTCCACATAATCCGCCACGCGGTGAAATTTCTGCGTTCCCGCGACGAGGTCCACATTCGGTGAGGTTTTCAGCAACTCCTCACCACGACTTTGGGCCATGCATCCCAGATAACCAAAGACCAGATGCGGGCGTTTTTCGCGCAACCGTTGCAGCATTCCCATTTTTCCAATGGCCTTTTGCTCGGCCATGTCGCGAACGCTGCACGTATTCAGCAGGATCACGTCGGCGTCCTGCTCATCGTTCACCATCTGATAACCCCGGGCGACGAGGGAGCGGGCGACATGGTCGGAGTCGCGCTCGTTCATCTGGCAGCCGTAGGTTTTGATGTAGACGTTTGGCATCGGGAGAAACGATCAGAATACCCACGCCACGGCAAATTTCCAGCCCCGTTGCAGGGCTTTTCGATGTTACAAAAAACGGCTTGTTTTCATTTGGTGAACCCGGGGTACATTCTACCCATGTCCACGAGTACCCCCGCCAAACAGGGATACGCCATGCCCGCCGAATGGCAGCCGCACGAAGCCACCTGGATTTCGTGGCCGCATCCCGAAGGCAACAGTTTTCCCGGCGCCTACGCCAAGGTCATTCCCGCCTTTGTCAAGATGGCGGAAGCTCTCGCCCACTCCGAGATTGTCCGTATCAACGTCAAGGATGCGGAGCAGGAAAAACAGGTGCGCGGGCTGCTCAAGGGCGCCCCGCCGGAGCGCCTGGAGTTTTTCCATATCGCCACGAACGAGCCGTGGTGCCGCGATCATGGCCCGATCTTTGTGGTAAAGAAAGACGCGCCCAGGCTGGCTGCGATCAACTTCGGCTTCAACGCCTGGGGCTACAAGCTCTCGCCCTTCGAGGAGGACGATGAAGCCGCCACTCACATGGGGAAGAAGCTGGGCGTGCCGGTTTTCGAATATGATGATTTCATCCTCGAGGGCGGCTCCATCGAGGTGAATGGCAAGGGAACCGTGCTCACCACGGAATCCTGCCTGCTCAACCCGAACCGCAACTCGCATCTCAATCGCAGCGAGATCGAAACGAAACTCCGCGAATGCCTCGGCGTGTCTCAGGTGCTCTGGCTCGGTGATGGCATCGAGGGCGACGATACCGACGGGCATGTCGACGACATCACCCGGTTTGTCTCCGAGGATACGGTGGTGACTGTCGTGGAGGAGGATGAGGATGATCCGAACTTTGAACCGTTGCGTGTGAATTTTGAGCGCCTTCAGACGATGAATCTCAAGGACGGGAGTCCGCTCAATGTCATCAAACTCCCCATGCCAGCCCGCATCGCCCGCGACGGGCAGCGCCTGCCCGCGAGCTATGCGAATTTCTACATCGCCAACACCAGCGTGCTGCTGCCGGTCTATCAGGATACCAACGACGCCTGGGCGGCCTCGGTCTTGAAGGAGGTCTTTCCGACCAGGGAGATCGTTCCGATCGATTGCCGGGAGCTCATATGGGGGTTGGGAGCCTTCCATTGCCTCACCCAACAACAACCGGCAGTGTAGGCAGGTGAGAAAGACTGAGAAAAGGTCTTGCCAAGTTTGCTGATTTCGATACTTTGGGCGTTCACCCTTATGGCAAAGAAATCATGGCATGAGCGCGACAGCCGCAAGCGCAAGACAGTTGAGAAGTACGCCGAGCTCCGAGCTGAGCTCAAGGCGAAGGGCGATTACGCCTCGCTTTCCC of the Terrimicrobium sacchariphilum genome contains:
- a CDS encoding DNA-3-methyladenine glycosylase family protein; translated protein: MAIPPCCKVRAREFDLKRTLESGQVFHAMPVGKGWQVLADRTPFYIEQDGEWLLVEEGREELIARYFSFDHPLEVIYEEFPKDSFSTAALHSCRGLRIIRQPRWECVGTFITSPMKQVSHIRQISLTLRERYGKKVPGSLINAYPTPDALAALKEEDLRDCKLGFRAKGLLGTARAVAEETIDLEAIASLPTPEVRKALCTLPGVGRKVANCILLFAYERLDAVPVDVWIGRILLAMRKRKGSNLTLEKYSARKFGIYAGYVQQYLFHHARITKTLPAA
- the miaB gene encoding tRNA (N6-isopentenyl adenosine(37)-C2)-methylthiotransferase MiaB, translating into MPNVYIKTYGCQMNERDSDHVARSLVARGYQMVNDEQDADVILLNTCSVRDMAEQKAIGKMGMLQRLREKRPHLVFGYLGCMAQSRGEELLKTSPNVDLVAGTQKFHRVADYVDELIRRKMETRMDNERLAIVDVEEEAGSQSHIREHLDAAQQATAFVSIMQGCNMHCAFCIVPQTRGAERGRTIEDIVTEVRGLAAQGVREVTLLGQIVNLYGRHEFEKRDGISPFVQLIEAVCAVEEIARVRFTSPHPIGFREDLVNAFNRLPKLVEHVHLPLQSGSDRILKAMRRGYTAEKYLKLVERLREARPGIAITTDIIVGFPGETEEDYQQTRQLAETVGFDHGFIFRYSPRRDTPAATMGDQLPEDVKEARNQDLLSVINKSSREKLDAHVGQRVEILCEGPSKTNAERLTGRTRTNKVVVFEGAPRHIGQVFDVQIVSASTSTLYGDPALL
- a CDS encoding agmatine deiminase family protein, with the protein product MSTSTPAKQGYAMPAEWQPHEATWISWPHPEGNSFPGAYAKVIPAFVKMAEALAHSEIVRINVKDAEQEKQVRGLLKGAPPERLEFFHIATNEPWCRDHGPIFVVKKDAPRLAAINFGFNAWGYKLSPFEEDDEAATHMGKKLGVPVFEYDDFILEGGSIEVNGKGTVLTTESCLLNPNRNSHLNRSEIETKLRECLGVSQVLWLGDGIEGDDTDGHVDDITRFVSEDTVVTVVEEDEDDPNFEPLRVNFERLQTMNLKDGSPLNVIKLPMPARIARDGQRLPASYANFYIANTSVLLPVYQDTNDAWAASVLKEVFPTREIVPIDCRELIWGLGAFHCLTQQQPAV